TTTTATCGGTTTTCATTTTTTTTACATATACTCCTTTCTTTTTGGGAACGTTCAATACGCTCAGGCAGGCTCTTGCAATTTATATTTTTTTATATGCTACTGTATATATCAGGAAAAGAAAATTTCTACAGTTCCTGATAATTATATTACTTACCAGTTTTTTTATTCATTTTTCCATTTTAATCGTTATACCGTTGTATTTTTTTTGCCATAAAAAAATTGCAAAAAATCTGAAATTCATTTTGTGCCTTTTGATTACCTTACTGGGATTATGTATAAATCCGATTTTAGAACATACTCCGTATGCAATCTATTTATTAGTTGATTTACCTGATAATATTTTATCACCGGTTTTCATCTTTAATATTGTTGTTTGTACCTTTATCTTGGTATTTCTTAAAACGGAAAAAGATCATGAACTGATTTATAATTTGTGCTTTTTTTCCCTCTGTTTATTGATACTTTGCGTTATTCTAAGGAAATCACCTGTTTATATAGTAATCAGCAGAATAAATGAATATTTTTTACCATCTATAATTATCTTAATTCCGGATCTTATTTTTTCAAAGAAAAATACAAAATATTCCAAACTATTGTATGTGGGCTGTCTTCTGGTATTCGGTTCAATATTCATTCTTTCCATACTTCTTAATGGATCGGCTAACGGATTGGTTCCATATAAGAACTTCGTAGGTTCGTATCAAAATACGGAGATATTTGATTTTTGCTTTTTTGTATCTTCGTTTTGTTTTTATGCATTTTTTCAACTTTGGTCGATAAAAAAATATCCCATTCTGAAATCGTTTTAAGAGAGACCTGTAACAGTTAAAATTCTATTATTGCAAAGGTAAATAATTACCTCAATTTCAATAAAAAGAAGCTTCCTTTATGTTAAAAGTATTACTTGTATCTGCGTTTCCTCCCAATAGGCAAACTGCCGGACAGGATTATACGCGTCGGTTGGTTCTCGATTTACTTGGATATGGGCACGAGATTTCTCTTATATATGCGGCGTATCCGGGACACGCTGTCGAGTTACCATTGGAAGTTGAAATTCTCCACGTTATACGTACGTCGATCAGAAACTGTATCGGAAGATTGCCATACCATCCTTTTTATGCGAAGCGTATTGACGATGAAACTTTGCATTTACTGCGTTCCGTTGCCGATAATTTTGACGTATTGTATTTCGATTTTTCCCAAGTTCATCTGTATTCGCTGTACGTCAATCA
This sequence is a window from Treponema brennaborense DSM 12168. Protein-coding genes within it:
- a CDS encoding EpsG family protein — translated: MFISLFIFSAFRYDVGVDFNAYLTIFSEPDKLYTQEKGFMLINSLLKNMGFSFQSVVILHSALTLFFVKKFIDQESKNILLSVFIFFTYTPFFLGTFNTLRQALAIYIFLYATVYIRKRKFLQFLIIILLTSFFIHFSILIVIPLYFFCHKKIAKNLKFILCLLITLLGLCINPILEHTPYAIYLLVDLPDNILSPVFIFNIVVCTFILVFLKTEKDHELIYNLCFFSLCLLILCVILRKSPVYIVISRINEYFLPSIIILIPDLIFSKKNTKYSKLLYVGCLLVFGSIFILSILLNGSANGLVPYKNFVGSYQNTEIFDFCFFVSSFCFYAFFQLWSIKKYPILKSF